The sequence below is a genomic window from Aspergillus nidulans FGSC A4 chromosome V.
CAGATAGCTCCCAATATCTCTATAGCCATCGAATGACAGCTGACGATACAGTTGCCCGATCTGTCACAGTGCCGCGCGCCTAACACGCAATCCTCATTGCTTCTCCAGCATAGTAGTCGCCCCCAACCAGTCACCTCCGGCAGTCTGTCACAGACCCCTAACCCCGGGCCCCTTCGCCAATTGGTCACTTACAATAGCAACTGCTGTTTCAGTGCTCTAACAGAAACCGAACCGCAGGTTATATCTCTGCTCACCTGGACTCTTGTCATGTGATAAAGCAGGGCAAACGAATTGTAGGCCAAAAGCGAGGACGACAAGACGAACGTCGATCAACACTAATGCAGTTTATCCAGAGGCTCACTTGCGGTTTCATTGTCTGATCCGCTTGAGCATATTGGGTGGCCAATACGGCCTACTATCTAATGCCAGTTAAGTTGCGACGCCTGTCCGCGAGAACAAGCTTATTcccagaaaatgaagacCTCTGCCTACTTTAGTCGTCATATAAACACCCTTTTCCACCCGCGACTTTTATGATTCCCTCATTAGTCGCCTTGGGAAATGATGCCCCCGCCCTGAGAGACAGAGCATCGTAATAACCCAATTCGAAAGGTCATGGCGTTGCGTATCAAGGCAGGTCAGATTGCGGCTCTGAAGGCTTCTACCAATCACCGTACAAGCCCCAATCCCGTCCCCTGACTCCGTGTAAGGGTGCTGCATCTTCGTCTGGGAATAGGGGTAGGTCTAGACCGCCTTTGGAAGAATTGATTCTTATATCAGGTCTGCATTGGATGTAATCCCTACAGATATTACTTACATACGTTCAGACACAAAATATAGGGGAACCTACCATATAATCTGGGCGTCCTTTCTGTTTTGAGACCGGAAATGCCAGCCGCCACAACCGTCAGAGTCTCTCCAGAGAAAGTCACACTCCAATCCCCACTCAAATCCATGGTCCTTAGGTGAGATCTGTCGATAAAAGAAAACAACGCTCTGGTCCTGGCGGCACTCGAGGACCATGGTGTCGCCCTTTATTTTCTCATCAATCGTTTGAACAGCCATACTTGCCACCACAAGGTGTTATAATTTAAGAAAGCATTCCACTTACATTCTCAACAAAGCACCATCCcgtccttttctccctctcgGCATCATTGTAATACCAGACACTTGCTTGTATGGAGCACCATACCTTAGTGGAGCGTTTAACAGAGGGTGTTGATATGATCCGAACATTATGGAACAGAGTGATGGTTTCATCCAGCTCGTTCTGTACGTCATCATATTCAACGGGCGGTGTAGCAACGGTAGGCGCATCGAGTCTTTTCAACTCCTGCAGACCTGCCGAGTCAGACCAGAAATCACCATCGTCAGAATATCCATCGAAAATCCGCCGAGAACGAATCTTTGAGTCAATGCCACTCTCCAAGTCCTGGATCCGCCGAAAGATGGATCCGCAGACAGAGCTACTTCTTGTCAGTATGTCCATTAATCTAtaaagaagacgaagatgtGAAAGGCACTCAGATAAATTATTTTGTCGATGAAGTACTACTCACCATTGAATCGCATTAGAGGTCGACCCTGGGAAAGCGCTTTTACACGATGGGCAAGAGTCATCTTCAATCCCGTCATGCCAGAACACCATACACATTGCAATTGCCTGGCCGGGTCGAAAGATTGTGTCCCATTTCCTGGTGACATCGATATCACGGCACGTTCCCATATCAAATAGCGCGAACTATCCCCTCTCTATCATCTCTGCAGCGGGTCCGTAATCGCGAAAGTTGTCTTTCAATACAGCAATAAATGCCTAATATGCGATGTTATTAGCATATTTAGGGCAGCCGTGCCGGTTGTTCACGCACCTCGACCGAGCGGATAAATTCAAGATGAAAAGGAGTGACCCTGCCCAAGGCATCCATGAAATATACTGGCTGTTGCCTTTCAATCTGCACCTGCAAGCTTATGTACCGCGAGCGAGACTGGTGATATACGTTATCCTTGTTTCCAGAGCGCTTTCGTTTTAGAACAGCTCCACCATGCGACGTCCTCTGCGAGCTGGAGCAATATTTGAACCCTATAGGAGGTTAACCGCCGCTGGGCGCACACCTGAAAATAGCTGGATTACGACCTACCTAAATCAGAAGTTGTCACTACTTCCCCAGCTAGCTCTTGCCTCCAGCGACGAGCAAGGCGCGGATTGATTCTCATCATTCTGGCTCGTCGAGCTGAGTAGGCGCTGTATGCCTCCTCAGACCGAAACGCCTGCAACTTATTCACCAGCATACGGTATTCCTCCGTCCGCCCTCTGAATTTGTTTAGACCGAAATGGTCTGTTTCCATAAGCAAAGATTGCACGCCATCCAGTGTAGCAGAATCTCGGGGTACCAGTCTTTCCTTCACAAATTAGATGAGTTCCCCACCATAAAATCGCAGAAAAAGATAAACCTAACCTTTTCTCGGTTCATGTTCACTATTTTCCAGACATTAGAACACTGCGTCTCATAACAACAAACCATTTGCGGCATCAGTTCATGATCGATTGCCAGAAAATCAGTCATCAGACTGAAAAGCATCTCGTTTCCAGGTCTGAGGATTTCCAGTATGCGCTTTATAATATGGGCTTCACGTCGTTCGTTCTCGTTTTCCAGGCTATCAATTTGCTGTTGAGCGGCGGATAAGATTTGCCTGTTTGCTAACGCTCCGTGGGCGCCTCGAAATGGCACACCCATAAAGACTATACCTAAGGTGGCGCTAAAAATCCGAGCCCATTTATTTTGGTGAAGCTCGTCGTGGTATGCTGTCAACAGGCTCTGGCCGACCCGATCAATAGGCTGTCAATAGCAGCAGGGCAGAGGCATGCCTACCCTTGCTAGAACCAGCCCACCGACACAGTGCGCAATGAATAGGATAGGTCGGTCTTCAACACCCTGGGGGTTCTTTAGTACGAGGTCATGATCGGGTGATTCGCATGTCAGAATTTCCTCTCACCTTTCGAGCCCTTGCCAGACTGTCCAACAACCTATTGGCGACTTCAGCAGAAGTCACATCGCTCGGTCGCTGTCCCTTCCATTCGGACCGATAACCAAATATCATGACACGGGCCGGAGAAAGGTCCGTCAATAGCATATCTTCATCTCTCAGCCAGTTCACGATGCTTTTTCTATTAGGGTCCCAGTATGACCACGGGTGAAATGGGTGGGATCCGATGCCGTGGATCGCCACTATGCTTTTCAGGATATGAGAAACCATGCTCTTGGAGATGCAAGTGATTGTGATTCTTACTCTACTGGGTCTGAGCATAGAACTTCCGGGACTTCCAAAATATCAGTGCCCCTGTGTCCATCTCGAATGTCGTGGAGAACATTCAAGGCGAGGATGTCCACCGAGTCATCTGTCATCCTCTGCCCTTACTGATTCCCTCTTTCGTTAGAAGGATTTTATTCAGTGCATTCAACAACCACTATGAATCAATTTACTTACATTATTGACCCAGACGGGGAGGTGGTAATAATACTGCGCCATGCAAATTCTCCTTTTGCACAACTGGACGAGGCTAGAGATGTTGGCAGGGTCTCACATCCTCTTCCAAAAAATTATGGGATAATGTCCAATGTCCTGCCGAAAGTTTTGAATACCCAACAATAAGAATCGAAGAACCTGCCCCAGAGGTCGTCGATGAGCCAGTCCCAGAGGCCGCCGACGAACCGGTCCCAAAGGCCATCGATGAGTCAGTCCGAGAGACTGCAGAGGAACCAACCCCGTAGGCtgccgaagaagaacctgCCGCAGCCAAAGAACAACCATCCAAGAACCTAGTCGATCCTGAACTTATTTGTAGACCGCTGAACAAAAACTGCTTCCGCATCAAAGTCTCCGCGAAGCATTTAATACCAGCCTCAGCAGTGTTCAAGCAATGCTCACTGGTGGTTGGGTAGAGAGCATTACATATCTGCTAAAGGACTTAGTTGATTACTCGGAGAGTTGGGATATCAACGCGTTCATGATCCTACTTCAAATTATCTATTGCCAATCCCACGATATACCGCGGCAACTCGACCTTGAGTTACTTGCGGAAGTTGCTGTTCTAGCCGACTACTATGACTGCGGGGAAACTGTAGACATGCTGGCGGGAACATGTATTGAGGCTCTGAAGAAAGGTATTCCCACAGCATATTGCCGGGATTTATTATTTTGGTTATGGGTTTCCTGGTATTTCCGGCTCCCTTCTCAGTTCAAAGAAGCTACTTCAATTGCCATGTTATGGTGTGACAATGGGATTAGCAATCTAGGGCTTCCAATCCCGGAATATGTCACAAGTAAGGATTAGGAAACTGTTCATCCTTCCCGTGATTTGCTAGTAGCATTGTAGAATCGAAGAATGTCCGTAGGGAGGAAGCCATCGATAATCTCGTTAACCAACATCATGATACATGTAACACCCTCCTAAGCAGCGATCAAGGACGTAGCTTTATGTGCAGCTCGA
It includes:
- a CDS encoding uncharacterized protein (transcript_id=CADANIAT00002764), with the protein product MTDDSVDILALNVLHDIRDGHRGTDILEVPEVLCSDPVEKSIVNWLRDEDMLLTDLSPARVMIFGYRSEWKGQRPSDVTSAEVANRLLDSLARARKGVEDRPILFIAHCVGGLVLARPIDRVGQSLLTAYHDELHQNKWARIFSATLGIVFMGVPFRGAHGALANRQILSAAQQQIDSLENENERREAHIIKRILEILRPGNEMLFSLMTDFLAIDHELMPQMERLVPRDSATLDGVQSLLMETDHFGLNKFRGRTEEYRMLVNKLQAFRSEEAYSAYSARRARMMRINPRLARRWRQELAGEVVTTSDLGFKYCSSSQRTSHGGAVLKRKRSGNKDNVYHQSRSRYISLQVQIERQQPVYFMDALGRVTPFHLEFIRSVEAIAMCMVFWHDGIEDDSCPSCKSAFPGSTSNAIQCSVCGSIFRRIQDLESGIDSKIRSRRIFDGYSDDGDFWSDSAGLQELKRLDAPTVATPPVEYDDVQNELDETITLFHNVRIISTPSVKRSTKVWCSIQASVWYYNDAEREKRTGWCFVENGDTMVLECRQDQSVVFFYRQISPKDHGFEWGLECDFLWRDSDGCGGWHFRSQNRKDAQIIWDYIQCRPDIRINSSKGGLDLPLFPDEDAAPLHGVRGRDWGLYGDW